GCTGATCAATTTATGGGGACCAGACAAGACCATCAGCTATGGTGGCTGCGTGACCCAGCTCTATGTCTTCCTTTGGCTGGGGGCCACCGAGTGCATCCTGCTCATGGTGATGGCATTTGACCACTACGTGGCAGTGTGTCGGCCCCTCCGCTACACCACCATCATGAACCCCCAGCTCTGCTGGCTGCTGGCTGTGATTGCCTGGCTGGGTGGCTTGGGCAACTCTGTGATCCAGTCAACATTCACTCTGCAGCTCCCATTGTGTGGGCACCGGAGGGTGGAGAGCTTCCTCTGTGAGGTGCCTGCCATGATCAAAGTGGCCTGTGGCGACATGAGCCTCAAGGAGGCTGTGCTCAATGGTGTCTGCACCTTCTTCACTGCAGTCCCACTAAGCATCATCCTGATCTCCTACTGCCTCACTGCTCAGGCAGTGCTGAAAATCCACTCTGCAGAGGGGAGGCGAAAGGCCTTCAATACATGCCTCTCCCACCTGCTGGTGGTGTTCCTCTTCTATGGCTCAGCCAGCTATGGCTATCTGCTTCCGGCCAAGAACAGCAACCAGGACCAGGGCAAGTTCATTTCCCTGTTCTACTCAGTGGTCACGCCCATGGTGAATCCTCTCATCTACACGCTGCGGAACATGGAAGTGAAGGGCGCACTGAGAAGGTTGCTGGGGAAAGGAAGATAAGTTGGCTGAGAGAACACTCCTTCGTTATTTATTGCCTCTTCATCTCTACATGCGTTTCTCATTAACTCTCTCTGGCCGGGTGAACATGAAGAATACTAATTCCGGTAAAACCAAGGCATGTTCCTGACAACCCTAAGCTGACAGCCCTAAGCTGTCAGGAACATGGTTAGTGTTATTTGTAATGTTCTACACTTATTCACCAAAAATCCTACTGTGGACTACCAATAGCAGGGCAGACATGTTGTTGAGGGCTCAGAGGTTATTGACCTGTTACAGATCTGTctcactgtctctgtctctgttgcccacaTGTTATTTATTATGCCTTATATTTCTGCAGAATTCTGTACTTTTCTAAGCAAAGTACCCCCACTTGCAGTATCTTATATAATGTTACTATCATTCCATAAAATCAAGCGATGTACTATTAACTTCATATGAAGACCCAAACAATTCATCTTTTTACCCTATTTGTCATCATCTTTGCCTAtctctctttatctcttcttcactttttttaagagttggagtcttgctctgttgcccaggctgaagtagagtggcatgatcatagctcactgcaggcttcaactcctgggctcaagcaatccttctgtctcctgagtagctgggactataggcacatgctaccacacctaactaatttttatttttatttttgtagagatggggtctcactatgttaacagcccaggctggtctagaattcttggcctcaagtaatcttcctgccttagcctcccaaagtgctgggcttatggGTATGATCTACCTCACCTGGCCTGTCTCTTCTTAATAATGCAGTATAccaccgggtgcggtggctcacacctgtaatcccagcactttgggaggccaaggtgggcgaatcacctgaggtcaggagttcaggaccagcctgaccaacacggagaaacactgtctccactaaaaatacaaaattagctgggcatggtggcacatgcctataatcccagctacttgggaggctgaggcaggagaatcacttgaacttgggaggcacaggttgtggtgagctgagatcgtgccattgcactccagcctgggcgacaagagtgcaACTGCATctcaataatgataataacaataataataacaataatgcaGTATATCTCTCCATGCTTTCCATCCATATATCTCTCCATCATCTTGTTTACCCTCTCCCTTATGCCTACATTCCAATTTCTCTTCTACTAATCtattatttaataagaaaagattaagccaggcatggtggctcacgcctgtaatcccagcagtttgggaggtcgaggcaggtggatcacgaggtcagcagttcgagaccagcctgaccaacacggtgaaaccctgtctttactaaaaatacaaaaaaattagctgggcatggtggcgggtgcctgtaatcccagcaacttgggaggctgaggcaggagaatcacttgaaactggaaagtggaggttgccgtgagccgagattgcgccactgcactctagcctgggcaataagagcaaaactccatctcaaaaacaaacaaacaaacaaaaccaaaagaaaagattaaaaaggtCATttgcagctgggcgcagtggctcatgcctgtcatctcagcactttgggaggctgaggtgggcggatcacctgaggtcaggagtttgagaccagcctggccaacatggtgaaaccccatttctaccaaaaatacaaaaattagccaggtatgatggcacacacctgtagtcccagctattcaggaggctgaggcaggagacttgcttgaacccgggaggtggaggttgcagtgagcggaggttgcagtgagctgagcttgcaccagtgcacttcagcttgggtgataagagcaagactccatctccaaaaacaaaaacaaaacaaaataaaaaggtcaTTTGCCTTTTGATTCTAGCCAAAGAGGGTCCTTTGCTACTGTCTTATTGAAATCATCCCACCCAAAAGTCCCAGCCATCAGATGTCCTACCAGCATTTGGGTATGCTAGTCTGGTCAGTGGATAATGGAATGTCCTAAGATTCTTTATGCAAATTTAAGACCCCAGGAAAGATCATCCATCCATAAAGTATGTTCTCTGCCTCAAGATCTAGTCTTGCAACCCTGCAGTTCCTAAAATTCAGCAATCGGTTCGCACACAATAACTCATCTTTCAGGAACTCACATGTTGGGATCAGAATGCCAATATGTGATTCTGCACATTCCTACAATTGCCAAAGGGATCCCCACCTGCTACCATAGTTTACTGTTTTCCCAGACAGAGAAACCAGGTTAATATAAGAAAGTTGCATGACAATTATGTTACCatagaaaaggaaatcaatagGTTTTAGAACTACTTCAAAAGGGcctttggctttgtgtccccataaTTTCAAAACACATGTCTTatacatagtagatactcaataaatgtttagcaAATATAATTAATAAGCTCATGAGTCCTCCTTTATCTTGCTAAGAACTAAATTTGTCAAATGGactgttttcatgttttccactTTGGGGTCATCCCATCCCTTGGACAGCATTGAACAAACAAtgataaatgttcccttttccaCATTCCCATAATTCCTTCCAAAGACATCTAATCATACTGTCCTGTCGTGAATTTGTTTTTCCAATAGCAGATCAAAGCCATTTTGTCAGTTCCTCATACAGCAATACTCAAATACATCTCCAGAAGTAGACAACTGGTAACATTATCTTGGTGAATTTATTAAAGTCCAGAGTCTTGCAGGCtcaacactatttttttttctttctttctttttttttttttttttgagacagagccttgcttggttgcccaggctggagtgcagtggcaagctcagctcactgcaccttctgcctcctggattcaagcaattcttgtgccttagcctcctgagtacctgggattacaggtgtaagccaccatgccaagccaattttttttctttttggtggaggcagggtttcaccatgttggctaggcttgtctcaaacccctggcctcacgCAATccaccatcctcagcctcccaaagtgctgagattacaggtgtgagtcattgcacATGGCCAGGCTCAACATTTTCATTGATCAGTACACTCAGATTAGGTCAAATTCTCAGGAGGTAGGTTCACAATGACCAAGCTCCTAAAGCTGTTATGTAAACCAAAATGCCAGCTGATTAATTTATGAGAACAGTACCAAGAGACTGAACAGTCATATCCTCCAGTCAATTCATTTAAGTTGTGAAATAACTTGGGaggaaataggaagaaaatggACAGGTATTCCTGAGACATTTTGGAGTGCCACAGAGCCTCTATATGGaaaaaatttgacattttataaCTAACACGGAGTTCTGGGTGTGGTAAGACACAGGGAATTAGAGGGAGAAGAACAAGCTAACTGGCTATGATGAGGAAATGAATACATCACAGGGACCACATATAACTTCATCAACGCACATACGCTTATGTTCCATTCTCAATGGTGTACATGAAACAAGGTCAAAATTTGggaggaaaagaagcaaatatgAAGCAAGTTCCTTGTTATTGAGAGTTTGGAGTTCTATTTCTAGgtgtccaggaaaaaaaaatgtttggtgTCTTGTTCAATTGGAAATTCAGGAAATGACAGATAAAACCACCATcaaggggctgggcgtggtggctcacgcctgtaatcctagcactttgggaggctgaggtgggcggatcacaaggtcaggagatcaagaccatcctgtaaatgatgaaaccccgtctctactaaaaaaaaaaaatacaaaaaattagtcaggcgtggtggcgggcacctgtagtctcagctactagggaggctgaggcaggagaatggcgtgaacccgggaggcagagcttgcagtgagccgagatagcgccactgcactctagcctgggcgacagagcgagactc
This genomic window from Macaca mulatta isolate MMU2019108-1 chromosome 20, T2T-MMU8v2.0, whole genome shotgun sequence contains:
- the OR2C1 gene encoding LOW QUALITY PROTEIN: olfactory receptor 2C1 (The sequence of the model RefSeq protein was modified relative to this genomic sequence to represent the inferred CDS: substituted 2 bases at 2 genomic stop codons), with amino-acid sequence MDGANDSSLKGFVLMGISDHPQLEMIFFIAIVFSYXLTLRGNSVIILLSCLDARLHTPMYFFLSNLSSLDLAFTTSSVPQMLINLWGPDKTISYGGCVTQLYVFLWLGATECILLMVMAFDHYVAVCRPLRYTTIMNPQLCWLLAVIAWLGGLGNSVIQSTFTLQLPLCGHRRVESFLCEVPAMIKVACGDMSLKEAVLNGVCTFFTAVPLSIILISYCLTAQAVLKIHSAEGRRKAFNTCLSHLLVVFLFYGSASYGYLLPAKNSNQDQGKFISLFYSVVTPMVNPLIYTLRNMEVKGALRRLLGKGRXVG